Part of the Bradyrhizobium sp. AZCC 1721 genome, TTTGCGATCTATTCGGCCAACCTTGCCTTCGGGCGGGCCTACAAAAAGGGCCTCGATGAACTCGGCCTGACCTACCCGCAATGGATTGCGATCGTGGCGTTGTGGGAGCAGGACGGCCAGACCGTGAGCGAGCTTGGAGAAAAGATGTTCCTGGAGTCCAACACGCTGACGCCGATCCTGAAAAAGCTGGAGCAGATGGGCTATCTGCGCCGCCAGCGTGATCCCGCGGACGAGCGGCAGGTGCGCATCAGCCTGACCGAGGCTGGCGGCCGGCTGCGCGAGAAGGGCATACACATGAATCTCGTGGCCTCTACCGGACTGAAGCCCGACGAGTTCGCGCGGCTGCAGGAAAACGTCGTCACGCTCCGCGACAATCTGATCGAGGCGACGGCAGAGAAAGCGGAATGATGCGCGCAGGCGCCTCGATGCAATCGGACCGCAGCGGCGCGTAAGGTGAGGGAAGATGAGCATGGTCTCACATGAAGGCGCGCTCGCCGGACGTGTCGCCGTGGTGGCGGGCGCGACGCGCGGCGCCGGCCGCGGCATTGCCGCCGCGCTGGGAGAGGCGGGTGCGACGGTGATCTGCACGGGGCGCAGCAGCGCTCGCGCCGGTGCTCCAACGCGATCCGATTATGACCGGTCGGAGACGATCGAGGAGACGGCCGAGCTCGTGACCGGCCTCGGCGGCAAAGGCGTCGCCATCGCCGTTGATCATCTCGAACCTTTGCAGGTCGCGGAACTGGCCGAGCGTATCCGCGCCGAGCATGGCCACATCGACGTGCTGGTGAACGACATCTGGGGCGCCGAACGGCTGAAGGGCGGGCCCGCCGAATGGAATACGCCGATCTGGAAGCTCGACCTGCAAAAGGGATTGCGGATTCTGCGGCTCGGCATCGAGACGCATCTGGTGACATCGCATTATCTGCTGCCGCTGCTGATCGCGAAAGCAGGCGGCCTGCTCGTCGAAGTCACCGACGGCACCGCCGATTACAATGCGCAGCATTACCGGATCTCGGTGTTCTACGATCTCGTCAAGCAGAGCGTGAACCGTCTCGCCTACTCGCAAGGACACGAACTCGCACCGCACGGGGCCACGGCGGTTGCGATCACACCTGGATGGCTGCGCTCCGAGATGATGCTGGAGAATTTCGGCGTCACCGAAACGACCTGGCGCGAGGCGCTGGCGGAGCGGGGAGGCGGCAGGCACCAGGCGCCGCCCGATTTCGCGCTGTCGGAATCGCCGCGTTATGTCGGCCGCGCTGTGGCTGCGCTCGCAGCCGATCCCGATCGCGGCAGGTGGAATCAGAGATCGGTCAGCTCCGGCGAACTCGCCCGCCACTATGGCTTTACGGATGTAGACGGCTCACAGCCCGACATTTGGCGCTACACTGCTGAAGTCAGCGAAGGTGGCAAGATCGCAGACCTCGACGATTACCGGTAGCGCAATGCAATTGAGCGAATGAAGGCAGCCCGATGTCCGTTCGACCTGACCATCCCCTCGACTATCCGATCTGGACGGCGCTCACGACCACGCAGCAGGCATTGGCCGATGGCGATGCCCGCGCGCGGCGCTATCCGACCGAGATCACGCCCTTCGCAGCGATGGCGGACATGTCGCCTGAAAGCTTTGCAGCGCTCGCCGGGCTGATGTCGCCGCAGGACATCGCCGTGCTGTTCACGCCGGATCCCGTGAACCCGCCCGCCGAATTCAAGATCGCGCTGGCGGACACCGGTGAACAGATGATTGGAACGCCGGTTGAAACACCAGCCAATGGCGTCGATATCGTCACGCTCGGTGTCGACGACGTTCCCGCGATGATCGAACTCACCGAGCTCACCAAGCCGGGCCCGTTCAGCGCGCGAACCCATGAGCTCGGCACCTTTCTCGGCATCCGCGTCGACGGCCAGCTTGTCGCGATGGCCGGCGAGCGGATGAAGCCCGCTCAATATACCGAGATCACCGCCGTCTGCGTGCATCCGTCGCATCGCGGCCGCGGCTACGGACAGATGCTGCTATCCGCCATCTCGCGCCAGATTGTGTCTCGCGGCGAAATTCCGCTCCTGCACGTCTTCACCAACAATCATTCGGCCATCGCGCTCTACCGGCGGCAGGGGATGGAAATCCGGCGCCGTCTCCACGTGACGGTGTTGAAGAAACAGGACTGATCGTCCAGCGATGCACGCCTTGACCGACGCCATCCTTACGCGTTGCGTGTGCCACTCGGTCCGCGGTCCGGTCCAGGGTCCTGGCCGGCGGCTACCTTGGTCAGCCTGTCGAGATAATGCGCCCAACCCTTGGAATGGGCGTCGCGGGTTGCCTCGCTGGGCAGGCCGCTATGGGTCATGCGCAACAGCGTGCCGCCGTCCCGTTCGATCAGATCGATCTCGATCAGGCTCGATCCCGGCGGCACTTCCTCATTGCCTTCCCAGCCAAAGCTGTAGGCGAGGCGGTGAACCGGCACGACCTCGCGGAACGCGCCGCGTGCCGTGGAGCTGCCGACGCCTTTCAGGAGGTACATGCCGCCCGGATGCATCTCCGTCACTGCCTCGCTGCCCATCCATTGCACGATCTTCTCGGGGTCCGTCAGGAAGGCGAACACGCTGGCGCGGGGTGCGGCGATGTGGGTCTCGCGCTGGAGCACAAACGATTCAGTCATCGAAAACCTCGTGGGTCGTTGGCAGGACGCGCTGATACAACCAGCGGGTGCCTAAGGCGAGTGCCTAAGTTAAGCGCCGTGGGTGACAATGCAACATCGCTGCCGCATGATCGATCCATGCAACTGAGTTCGACGCTGACATGGCTGGTCGATGCAGCCAGCGCTTCGCCGGGCGCCGACCCGTTCCTGGCCGAACTCGGCACCCGCCTGATCGGGGACGGCGTGCCGCTCGCCGGCGGAGCGCTGACGCTCGCCGTGCCGCATCCGATCGTCGCCCGCCGGACCTGGCTATGGCGCGCCGAGAATGGGGCGGTGATCGAAGCCGTGGGGTTCGCTCCGGCGGGATTCGGAGCGGCGGGGAATTTGTCCGGCGACGCCGGCCGGAGCTGGTTGGTCGGGCTCGCAGGCGGAGCGGTGCATGAAGATAATGTGAGCCCGGGATCGGACGGGCCGATTCTTGGCTGGATCGGACCGCGGCCGTTCACGCAACCGGAGTCTGATCGCCTGCGCGATGCCGCCCGCTTCGCTGCAGCGCCGCTCGCCGCGCTTTCGGCGCGCGCGACCGTGACCGCTGCGCTCGAAGCCTATCTCGGCAAGCGGAGCGCGGCGCGCGTGCTGACGGGGCCGCTGCGGCGCGAGGTCGGTGAGACGATCCGGGCCGCGCTGCTGTTTGCCGACTTACGCAGCTTCACGGCACTGTCCGAGGCCGAGCCTCCCGCGGCGGTGATTGCCGCGCTCGGCACCTGGTTCGATTGCATTGCCGGTGCTGTCCATGCCTTCGGCGGCGAGGTGTTGAAATTCATCGGCGACGGCGTGCTGGCGATCTTTCCGGTCACCGGTCCATCTCCCCGCGATGCCTGCAACGCGGCGCTCCGGGCCGTCGCTTCCGCGCAGGCCGGAATGGCGCATCTCGGCGACGCACGGAGAGAGCAGGGGCTGCCGCCGCTGTCGTTCGGCGTGGCATTGCATCTCGGTGAAATTCTGTGGGGCAACGTCGGTGCGGCCGACCGGCTGGATTTCACGGCGATCGGTCCCGCGGTCAATCTGGTGAGCCGGCTGGAAGGGCTTTGTCGGCCGCTCGGCCGAACGGTGCTGATATCAAGCGCACTCGCCGCCGAAACCACCACAAAACTGATCCCGCTGGGAACGCACGCGCTGCGCGGCATTGCGGCTCCCTGCGCCGTGTACACCGTGCCGGACGGCTAGGCCCAAATCTCATCACGAAAACGTTAAACCGATTGGTTGACAATTAGCGTCGCGCGACTATGTTAAACCACATGGTTGAACGTAGTGCCCATCTCGACGCCGTTTTTCACGCCCTCGCGGATCCAACGCGGCGGGCGATGCTTGGTCGTCTGGCGGAACGGGAACTGACGATCGGGGAACTGGCGACGCCGTTTCACATGAGCTTCGCCGGCGCCTCGAAACACGTGCGGGTGCTGGAGAGCGCTGGTCTCGTCAAACGCACGATCCGCGGTCGTTCCCATCTCTGCCGCCTCGAGGCGGCGCGGCTCGCGGAAGCCGATGCATGGCTGAAGCGTTACGAGCGTTTCTGGACCGCAAAGCTCGACAGGCTGGAAGCTCTGCTGCGCGAAGAGGACCGGGCGAAAGCAAAATCCAAATCAAAATCCAAATCAAAATCGGTGACGGAGTAGAGCGATGAATTCAACGACAAAGCCCGACGCGTACGGCAGCCTGCCCGAGCCCACGACGCTGAAAATCCAGCGGCTGCTGCCCGGCCCGATCGAGCGCATCTGGGCCTATCTCACCGACAGCGAGTTGCGCCGCAAATGGATGGCGGCCGGCGATATGGGGACAAAGGTCGGCGCGCCCTTCGAACTTGTCTGGCGAAACGACGAATTGACGGATCCGCCCGGCAAGGCCCCGGCCGGCTTCGGCGGCGAGCATCGCATGCAGAGCCGGATTACCGAATTCGATCCACCCCGAAAATTGTCGATCACCTGGAACAGTACCGGTGACGTCACGTTCGAACTGGAGCCCAAAGGCAAGGGCGTGCTGCTCACGGTCACCCATCGGCGCTTCCCCGACCGCGCCACGCTGCTCAAGCATATGGCCGGTTGGCACATGCATCTCGATGTTCTGGTCGCCCGTGCGAGCGGAGAGGAGCCGGCGCCGTTCTGGGATGGCTGGAGCGGCCTCATGAAGGAATACGACGCGCGTCTGCCGGCCTGACGCTGCAAGTCGAAGCTCAAGTGACAAACGTCCCAACAAACAGGAGGTTAGCCATGCAGATTCACACCGTTTCGGCACAGGAATGGGAAGCGGCCCGCCAGCAATTGCTCGTGAAGGAAAAGGCCACGACCCGCGCCCGTGACGCGCTCGCCGCCGAACGCCGGCGAATGCCGTGGTTGGCCGTGGAGAAGGAGTACAGGTTCGAGGGGCCCAACGGCCAGGCGAGCTTGCGCGACTTGTTCGAGGGCCGTCATCAGTTGATCCTCTACCGCGCCTTCTTCGAGCCCGGCGTGTTCGGCTGGCCCGACCATGCCTGCCGCGGCTGTTCGATGGTGGCCGACCAGGTCGCCCATGTTGCCCATCTCAACGCCCGCGATACCACGCTCGTGTTTGCCTCGCGCGCGCCGCAGCCGGACATCGCGCGCCTGAAGAAGCGAATGGGATGGGAGTTGATCCCCTGGTACACCATCACCGACAGCTTCGACACCGACTTCGACGTCGGCGAATGGCACGGCACCAACGTGTTCTTCCGCGACGGCAACAAGATCTACCGCACCTACTTCATCAACAACCGCGGCGACGAGCAGATGGGAGGCACCTGGAATTACCTCGACATCACGCCGCTCGGCCGCCAGGAGGTCTGGGAGGATTCGCCCGAAGGATATCCTCAGACTCCGACCTACAAATGGTGGAATTGGCACGACAGCTACATCGAAGGCGCAGCGCCCGACAAGAGGTGGGTCGAGGTGTCGGACGCCGGAGAGGCCGCGTTCCGCAAGCAGAGCGCAGGCACAAAGGGATGAGCGAGGCCTCTCACAGCAACGCGCCCTGCGCGGCGAGCTGTGATGACGAAGGCGCCGCGGTCGCGCTTGCGATAGTTAGATGGCAATCGCTTGCGGCCGCGCCGACCTTCGCAATCATGGCGCTGCTTACCGCCGTGGTTGGCGGTGGCCCGCTGGATCCGCTTTGCTCGGCTGCAAACGCATTGCCGGTAGGCGGCATGGTGCCGATGTACTTGCTGATGAGCGCCTTCCATTCGGCGCCCTGGCTGAAGCTGATTTCGCGCCGATGAAGCCGGCAGCGCGACGTCGTCGTCGGGTGTGCGAAATTAGGGCGTGGACTCATTACGCGCAGCTAGCCATAGCCGGATGGATGCGAGCTGGACGAAGGCAAGATAGTTGACGGCAAGCTTATCGTAGCGTGTAGCAACCCGACGACATTGCTTGATCCGATTGAAGAACCGTTCGACTTTGTTGCGGGCGCGGTAGAGATAAGGGCTGAAGCAGATTGTCATGAGCCTCACCAGGTGTCAGTGCCAGCCGTACAGGCAGGCCATTACCATCGACGAGCGCATGGATCTTGCTGGTCAATCCGCCCCGTGACCGACCCATCGACTGTCTCCGGTTTCGGGTGATGCACGCTGCATGCTGATGCACGCGGACAATGGAGGTGTCGAGCATCTGGACGGCGGCATCATGGGCGGCCTGCCAGGGCGTTCATAATTCGGGTCCACACGCCCGCTCGTCGCCAGCGAACGAAGCGGTTGTAGCAGGTCGTGTACGGACCAAAATTGTCCGGCAAATCGCGCCATGGCGCTCCAGAGCGCAAGACCCAGAAGATGCCATTGAGGACACGACGATCATTCACCCGCGGCACGCCGCGCGGCTTGTTCGGTAGCATCGGCTTGATTGCAGCCCACTGTTTGTCGGTGAGTTCGTAACGCATGATTCGCCCCCACGATAAGGGGCTTGAATCACGGCATGACAGTCCGGCTCAATGTGGCCCGCCAAGGAGCGAGTCGGACGCTATGCACCCGAAAGCGGACCTATTATGCTCACCCGAGCTTTGTCGTTCTTGACCCAAACCGGACGCTGCTCCATACGAATGCCGGCGCGCTCGCTTCACGGTAACTCAACGGGAAAATTGAGCAGCGAGGAAACCCCGCATCTCCTGGACTGACTGGGCGGCCGCAGAGGGATCATATTTGAGCCAGTGCCCGAAATATTCCCTGCCGTTGGCGAAGGCCGGAAAATCAAAAGCGTGATAGGCGCCGGGGTAGACGACCAGTTTAACGGGCGCTCCTCTGTCGGCCCGCCGCTTCATCCAAAGTTCGCAGTCTCTCGCTGGCGTCCAGTCATCGAGTTCGCCAATCAGGATCAATGTAGGAACGATGAGTTCCTCTGAAGCAACGCCGCAAAACGGGTAATAGGCCACGGTGGCCTTGAACTTTAGACCCCGAGGGACGTCAAAGATTTCCGCCTGATGGTTCGACGCCAACTGCAGAGCGACCACTCCACCCTGCGAATATCCAACGACCGCGATACGTTGAGAATCGACGAAGGGAAGATTGGAAAGATAGGATAGAGCGCCTAAAGCATCACCTTGGCGGGCAAACAACAGGCCCGGCGTCGCTTGGGAGCAGGTGTTCTTGATGCCACGGGTCGAAAAGCTATCCAACACAAGGGACACATAGCCCCGAGCGTTGTACTTTCGGGCGTCTTCCGAAAGTTCATCGCATCCGTGGAGATATACAATGGCGGCAAATGGGCCATCGCCCTCAGGTTTCGACAGGTAACCTTCAATCGTTTCGGACGCAGCTTTCGGCCTTTCGCCGCGCTCGCGCGCTAAGCGCTTCTGCAGTTCGCCGAGGTGAACGGGAGCACTTTCGAGCCTGATCAATTCTCCTGCAAAGGTGATGGCGTTGGTGCAAAGGCATGCAAGGAATACTGTTAGACCGAAACATGCTTTGGCTCGTGGACCCATTTTCCTTCCTCCGTCTTCGTAAACGGGGTCATCGTAGCAGGGGCATGTCCGCCCATCCACAGCGCAAGTCTAAGAACTGCACGTGCACCTATGGCCCTTAGCCGAAGATCGCATTGGTCGTCTTCATGTCGGGGTAGACCGGACATTGCTCAGCGCGACCTTCAGCGCCGGCTTTTGACCCATTGCGGACTTCACCCCCGACCTGACTGGCGGGAGCGGGGCCTCGGGCAAGACAATGACACCTGATGCCCAGGCATATTGCGCGCGATCTGAGATCTCACGGTGTTATCCATGGACTAACGTGCAGCCCGCACATCGACAAGATTATCGTCGCGGCAACGGCGGCGCCGACCCCGATGATTGGCCAGGCAACCGAGCTGGCCGTTGTGATCGAAACGCCATGGGACAGGAGCGCACCTCTTAAGCCGCAGGCCAGATGAATGAATAGCGCCCAAACCGCCAGCGAGTAGTGCGGGATGAGCCTCACATTCCAGGCATCGTGCAGCAGACCGGTCGGCGCGCCGGACGCAAAGAGAAAATCGGTGTCGACCTTCATCACCATGCGTCCCAAGACGAAGACGGCAATTATATGTGACACGATGTACAGAGCCAGATACATGCCGGCTGTCGTTTGCAGAGTTGCGAATAGGTCCGCCTTGACACGCATGCGCACCCCCCACAGGGCAAGTCCGCTCGCGATCTGAAAGATGAACAGGGTGACGAGCAATGGCTGGACAGTGTCTGTGCGGTAGACATGCCGCAATGTCTGCAACACCATCTTGTGCACATCGATGTTCCATATCGCCGTTAGATGGTTGGCGATGTGTGGTGCCAGGAAGATCGCCAGAATGATAACGGCGGATATTCCATGAGCCGTCCGAAGCGCCGGCGATAGCACACGGTGAGATTCGCGCTCTGCTGCTTCGTTCGCCTGGCTGCGGGTGAAGATCAGAATTGCCGCAGCGATCCATATTATCGCCCACAAGACATAATCACCGTTGGTGACGCCGGCGATGTAAAAGGCAACACCGATGAGCGTGAACAGTGGCGGACTGGCGACGGCCAGGTGAGCCGTGATGCGTCCGACACGCGACAGCGATCGATCGGCACTCCAACCGAGCTGATAGGCGATGACGAACCCAACAACGGGAACGCCATAGCAGAGGATCAGGGAACCGCCGACAGTGACCGCACCCAACAGCCATTCGCCCGGTTCGTGAGCACTGCCAACGAGACCGAAGCTCCGATTCAACGCCAACAGCGCCACCGGGTAAGAGAGTGCGGCGACAGCAGGTATGGTGCACACGTATGGGCGCCACCGCCCCTGAAGCGGCGCAATGACATGATCGTGGGCGCTGAGAACCATCGGACCTCCTCGATTCTCGCCGGTGCAAGGGAACTCGGTCGAGGGCTGCCTTCTTGAATACGAAATGCGCACAAGTGGATTTCGTCCGTGGACCATTTTTGAGTTTTTTCATGGTCCATTTTGACCTGGAGGCATCATGTCGAAGCGGTCGCGCTCACAAGATGTCGCACTCGGGGCGTGCCCACACGGCCAAGCCACATTTCGTTGGCTTACCGAACAACTCGGTGCGGCCATGCTGGATGGAAGGTTGACTGCCGGCACGCCATTACCGTCCTCGCGCGACCTTGCGCGCCAATACGGTATCGCGCGCGGAACGGTGGTTAGGGCCTTCAGGCAGCTACAGGCCGAAGGCTTCATCTCAAGCAAGGTCGGCGCCGGCACCTTTGTCTCGGCGAGAGTGCCCGATCAACGGAGCTTCGAAGCGCACAAGCCGGTGATCGCAGAAACCGGAAAGCCGAAACTCGGCTTCTCTGCGCGCGGTCAAACGATGACTACCACGTGCTTTCCGCTGAAACCGATTGCAAGAGTCGGTGTTGCTTTCCGTGCTTATCAACCCGATCTCGAGGCGTTCCCGCTCGCCCTCTGGTCGCGGATTGCAGCTCGCCGGCAACGCCTCGCCCGCAAGGAGCTGCTCGGGGTTGGAGATCCTCTCGGTTATCGGCCGCTCCGAGAAGCGGTGGCCGCCTATCTCGGTTCGGCACGCGGTGTCGTCTGCGATGCCGATCAGGTCGTTATCGTTTCAAGCGTTCAGCAGGCGCTCGACTTGGCATCACGCTTATTGCTCAACACCAATGACCCGGTGTGGATCGAGGATCCCGGATTTCCCGGGGCGCGCCTCGTCCTCGAAGCGGCGGAGTTGAAGCCCGTTCCAGTTCCAGTTGATTCTCGTGGGATAGATGTCGCAGCCGGCCAGCGCCTGTGTTCCGCTGCGCGGATGGCGTATGTCACGCCGGCGCATCAAGTACCTCTCGGCAGTCGCCTCTCTCTGGAACGCCGGTTGACTCTGCTGGAATGGGCGCATCGACAAGGATCCTGGATTTTCGAGGACGATTACGACGGCGAATTCCGTTACGACGGCAGCCCATTCGCTGCACTCAAAAGCTTGGACAGGTATGGGGTCGTTCTCTACTCGGGATCTTTCAGTAAGATGCTCTTTCCCGCATTGCGCTTGGCTTACTTGGTGGTCCCACCGGCGCTCGTCGACGGCTTCGCGGCTGCCCGATCGATTGTGGACCGTTTTCCCCCGACTTTCGGACAAGCCGTGCTGTGTGATTTTATCGTTGAAGGCCACTTTGCAAGGCACCTCCGGTCTATGCGCGAGCTTTATGGCTCTCGCCTGATGGCGCTGCGAGAAGGCGTCCGCCGGCTTTCCGGAATCCTTAAGCTCGCACCCGAATCCGCAGGATTGGAGATTGTTGCGTGGTTGCCCTCGGAGATCGATGATCGGGCTGCTGTCAATGCTGCTGCGGAGCGCAGCGTCGAGGTGCGGGCGCTTTCAAGCTACATTGTCAAGCGATCCGCCCCGAACGGGCTCGTTCTTGGCTTTGCGGCTGTCGACGTCACCCGCATCGACGTGGGGCTAGGTCAACTTGCCGAAGCCTTGGGTAAGGTCGCGAAGCGTCAGCTGGCCTGAACGAATTGCCCAAGCTCTTAGCGCGGGTCATGGGACAACTAGGGCCGCTCTTGGCCCTTAGGCGAAGTGGCGGCACGTTGCATTGAGGCCCGCTCATGTATGTGTAGCGGACTCGATTTGCTCACGGTGAGTTGCCCAGCTGACCGATGATTCATTCCAATCCGAAGCGCGGCTAGAGCGGGGTCTTCCTTGCATCATTCGATCTGCTTGCGAACCTTTGGTTGTAGGTCTAGCGTTACGGGCCGTGAGGCGGATCTTTACGCTGGGTGATGTGCCCTCTCGTGCGATCGCGTGTCGCAGAAAGAAGGTGATCATGCAGCAAGCGGGGGAGCCGGTTTCGACGGCTGGCGTTCGAGCGCCGATGACGCCCATGCGCGATTTAGCGCGCCACTTCTGATCGCAACAACTTCGGTGCGCCTGATTTTGTAGCGCAGGTTGCGTATCCGTTCACGGTCACTGATTAGCTAACGGTCCAGAACGAACGCGCCGAATTGCGTTTTGGCGAGTCGGTTGTCGGCCGCACAAGGACTAAGTCGT contains:
- a CDS encoding GNAT family N-acetyltransferase, producing the protein MSVRPDHPLDYPIWTALTTTQQALADGDARARRYPTEITPFAAMADMSPESFAALAGLMSPQDIAVLFTPDPVNPPAEFKIALADTGEQMIGTPVETPANGVDIVTLGVDDVPAMIELTELTKPGPFSARTHELGTFLGIRVDGQLVAMAGERMKPAQYTEITAVCVHPSHRGRGYGQMLLSAISRQIVSRGEIPLLHVFTNNHSAIALYRRQGMEIRRRLHVTVLKKQD
- a CDS encoding DUF899 domain-containing protein, which codes for MQIHTVSAQEWEAARQQLLVKEKATTRARDALAAERRRMPWLAVEKEYRFEGPNGQASLRDLFEGRHQLILYRAFFEPGVFGWPDHACRGCSMVADQVAHVAHLNARDTTLVFASRAPQPDIARLKKRMGWELIPWYTITDSFDTDFDVGEWHGTNVFFRDGNKIYRTYFINNRGDEQMGGTWNYLDITPLGRQEVWEDSPEGYPQTPTYKWWNWHDSYIEGAAPDKRWVEVSDAGEAAFRKQSAGTKG
- a CDS encoding SRPBCC family protein encodes the protein MTESFVLQRETHIAAPRASVFAFLTDPEKIVQWMGSEAVTEMHPGGMYLLKGVGSSTARGAFREVVPVHRLAYSFGWEGNEEVPPGSSLIEIDLIERDGGTLLRMTHSGLPSEATRDAHSKGWAHYLDRLTKVAAGQDPGPDRGPSGTRNA
- a CDS encoding dienelactone hydrolase family protein yields the protein MGPRAKACFGLTVFLACLCTNAITFAGELIRLESAPVHLGELQKRLARERGERPKAASETIEGYLSKPEGDGPFAAIVYLHGCDELSEDARKYNARGYVSLVLDSFSTRGIKNTCSQATPGLLFARQGDALGALSYLSNLPFVDSQRIAVVGYSQGGVVALQLASNHQAEIFDVPRGLKFKATVAYYPFCGVASEELIVPTLILIGELDDWTPARDCELWMKRRADRGAPVKLVVYPGAYHAFDFPAFANGREYFGHWLKYDPSAAAQSVQEMRGFLAAQFSR
- a CDS encoding MarR family winged helix-turn-helix transcriptional regulator: MKLSDGPRTGSRDNSRDNSKASQKPRPAAGERRLGDFLCFAIYSANLAFGRAYKKGLDELGLTYPQWIAIVALWEQDGQTVSELGEKMFLESNTLTPILKKLEQMGYLRRQRDPADERQVRISLTEAGGRLREKGIHMNLVASTGLKPDEFARLQENVVTLRDNLIEATAEKAE
- a CDS encoding SRPBCC family protein, which codes for MNSTTKPDAYGSLPEPTTLKIQRLLPGPIERIWAYLTDSELRRKWMAAGDMGTKVGAPFELVWRNDELTDPPGKAPAGFGGEHRMQSRITEFDPPRKLSITWNSTGDVTFELEPKGKGVLLTVTHRRFPDRATLLKHMAGWHMHLDVLVARASGEEPAPFWDGWSGLMKEYDARLPA
- a CDS encoding adenylate/guanylate cyclase domain-containing protein; its protein translation is MQLSSTLTWLVDAASASPGADPFLAELGTRLIGDGVPLAGGALTLAVPHPIVARRTWLWRAENGAVIEAVGFAPAGFGAAGNLSGDAGRSWLVGLAGGAVHEDNVSPGSDGPILGWIGPRPFTQPESDRLRDAARFAAAPLAALSARATVTAALEAYLGKRSAARVLTGPLRREVGETIRAALLFADLRSFTALSEAEPPAAVIAALGTWFDCIAGAVHAFGGEVLKFIGDGVLAIFPVTGPSPRDACNAALRAVASAQAGMAHLGDARREQGLPPLSFGVALHLGEILWGNVGAADRLDFTAIGPAVNLVSRLEGLCRPLGRTVLISSALAAETTTKLIPLGTHALRGIAAPCAVYTVPDG
- the pdxR gene encoding MocR-like pyridoxine biosynthesis transcription factor PdxR; translated protein: MSKRSRSQDVALGACPHGQATFRWLTEQLGAAMLDGRLTAGTPLPSSRDLARQYGIARGTVVRAFRQLQAEGFISSKVGAGTFVSARVPDQRSFEAHKPVIAETGKPKLGFSARGQTMTTTCFPLKPIARVGVAFRAYQPDLEAFPLALWSRIAARRQRLARKELLGVGDPLGYRPLREAVAAYLGSARGVVCDADQVVIVSSVQQALDLASRLLLNTNDPVWIEDPGFPGARLVLEAAELKPVPVPVDSRGIDVAAGQRLCSAARMAYVTPAHQVPLGSRLSLERRLTLLEWAHRQGSWIFEDDYDGEFRYDGSPFAALKSLDRYGVVLYSGSFSKMLFPALRLAYLVVPPALVDGFAAARSIVDRFPPTFGQAVLCDFIVEGHFARHLRSMRELYGSRLMALREGVRRLSGILKLAPESAGLEIVAWLPSEIDDRAAVNAAAERSVEVRALSSYIVKRSAPNGLVLGFAAVDVTRIDVGLGQLAEALGKVAKRQLA
- a CDS encoding ArsR/SmtB family transcription factor, producing the protein MVERSAHLDAVFHALADPTRRAMLGRLAERELTIGELATPFHMSFAGASKHVRVLESAGLVKRTIRGRSHLCRLEAARLAEADAWLKRYERFWTAKLDRLEALLREEDRAKAKSKSKSKSKSVTE
- a CDS encoding SDR family oxidoreductase — translated: MSMVSHEGALAGRVAVVAGATRGAGRGIAAALGEAGATVICTGRSSARAGAPTRSDYDRSETIEETAELVTGLGGKGVAIAVDHLEPLQVAELAERIRAEHGHIDVLVNDIWGAERLKGGPAEWNTPIWKLDLQKGLRILRLGIETHLVTSHYLLPLLIAKAGGLLVEVTDGTADYNAQHYRISVFYDLVKQSVNRLAYSQGHELAPHGATAVAITPGWLRSEMMLENFGVTETTWREALAERGGGRHQAPPDFALSESPRYVGRAVAALAADPDRGRWNQRSVSSGELARHYGFTDVDGSQPDIWRYTAEVSEGGKIADLDDYR